TCCTTGGAACAATGGAAGGCAGGTTAGCCAACAATGAGGCCTTCTACAAAGGGCTGGAAACTCAGATAAGCCAACTGGCTAAGATTAATTCTGAGCGAGCTACCGGACAGTTGCCGCCTAACAATGAACCGAATCCAAGGGAGAGACAACCACCAGCACCCTGAGGGGGAAGGACAGTCTAAAGCTCTATAGACTTTAAAATTGAGCGTTGTTGGGAGGCACCCTAAACATGAGTACAATTTTTGAACAAgtctttttatttcattttaatttttatcaaacTATCTAATTAATTAACTTCTTATTCATAATCTGGATTTACAAAGTAATATGCATAAATGTAGTCTAAACAAAATTACTAATGAATTTTCTTAGTTAATAAATAGTTTGCAATAAGAAAAGCAATGAGAAGAGAATATGATTCCATAAAAATCAACCAGATAAATGAGAGGAGGAGAAAGACAAAGGTTGTAATGAGAGAAGCATATTGTAAAAGACATATGGTGTATAAAAGAGTGGAAAATATGGTTCATATATGTACTTCTCTCAATCAATAATTGTAGAAGTTGGAAGGTAGCGTTTAGAACAGAGAGAAAAGTGTCAATATAATGAATAAAAGCATAATGTGagttctcaaaaaaaaaaaaaaaaaaaagcataatgTGTAAGCACAATAAGAgtaactaaatttataaaaatccATTTACCGCATAATAAATTTGGCTTTTTATAATGGGCTAAACATAAAATTGTTATAAATACTCAGTAAATGGTGTGTTGACCAATGCATTTCTAACGAGCTAAAACATAACACGTTACAAAAGGGTTATTTGCACCAGGTATTTATGAGCTCGTTACAAATAGTCCAATCAACCTGATTTGACCAAACTATTTGTAACCTTATTTTATACTaaacaatacaaaaaaaatgtatttgTAACGGTGCTCAAATAGTTTGTTACAATTAGGACATTACCAATGGTGTTTTTCTACTAGTGAGTTATAAAAATATCTAGATAGTTACTTGGATGGATATAAAAAAGTTCATATACATTGGAGATATATAGTATAACATTCATATGGATAATCAACGAAAGTCACTAATAGATCTCATAGGTGATACTAAGTGTAAGAAATCTTCAGACTTAAATAATCATTATTGTGATCTTGGATTATTAATTCTAATACTTTGACTGTTTCTTTTATACTTGAGAAAGCAAAACTTAGGGAAATGATTGCATtacgccaaaacccccttcagaTGACGGTTAGAAACCGTCGTCCCACGAGATATAATTTTatcacagggctcgctgccgtctgttacaccttcagacgacggttaggttctgtcatttgaagatactatacatgacatcagcctagtttcgtactgtcatatgaatattgttacgatgcatctttttatttattaacgtcacctttaatgtcatcacatgacatactaataattaaaaatgtcaagtagcTATAtgagaaattggcatattggtattcgcggtaacagtttttataataatttttatcgtagtaacttgtatcagatggtataggtcttaatcaatcatgtcaatagatttattttagatgacagattcttttattttaatgtctttttattgttgtttagatgatatttttttaaccgtaaatgtcactccttgccttcttcttcgaatgaatctggaaatgaacaataatcaaatgaacaagaatttatgtatatcaatgattttaattttattggagactaatgctcataatctgtttacatttgaactacacaaatTTATGAATGTAgtaaggtaaaaaaaataagcaatgtacatctccaaatctgtcaatATGTAGTCAATCTTTCAAGAggcgtggtggtgttgattggaaagccaaatccaacttgatctgcagcatatctaagtcatcatttcctagaatccccaaagtcttgatatctgcaaaaccaattgatgatgctcattaattacgtaccgtatacagatagacctaattaatctcgttttaccctttctccattctgagaccctttacttacccacccacattataaatatgaagcgtttaacaattctcaagagtcacccagggcaacctaacactatacttactctagttatatcgagcatggatagacttgtaaggaacctctatcgtaatgttgagtttcagaTTGCCCTACTCCGATATGAGGCACCCAGGTGGCTTGTCAAAATATATGCAGGTCCTGGCCGTCGGCAATGGACTGCCATGATgaagggccctccaaacaccccttacgAAGGAGGTGTATTTATAGTCCACATGGACTTCTCTGTggatttcccctccacaccgccagttgtaagaacatgcataaacttgttaacacacataaatcagttcatatatatgcaaatgcactcatgatattactattgttcgcaagtcatattcaggaccaaaatttatcatcctaatatcggtcccttgaggcatgtttctatgccccagctacttgatcgccctgcccatagtattgccacggtaagatgatgctataaatctatgcatttagggtctaatttatctattcatgtttggggtctagtttatctactcatgtttggggtctaatttaatttatctatgcattttatagctgtTGTGGAATATTTAAGGACTGctggtagagcccttcattgaggggccatttcctggcCGAGAGCGAATTATTGAACGATACATCAGTAACAGGGCAAGTTATGTAGCAACTGCCAagagatggactgaagagcatgcaagggatatatgatgtgcaaatagcaagcaaggggggcattatgatgtgacatGCGAATATCGTACAAGggggggcgtgatgtgcgaatagcacgtcacatcataatgcccccttgcacgctatccttttttgataggcaatacaaagtagacaacttattcaagtagacatatatatgtatattcaagtgacgcataacatgctataacaagtagtcaacttattcgtttatgtctattaaattgaatcagttctacttcctaacatatgtatattcaagtaacacataacatgctaaattgatatgaaacatatgtctattcctgaatcagttctacttcctaaacataacataaaacaagccaacatgcttcatacatagacacataacacataacatgctaaattgacatgaaacatatgtctcatcagcataactcCTGTTAAAACAGAAAGGAATcaggcaagttcatcattttcagctttaaaagtatgcatgatcagctatcttcctaaacagaatatcaagtagacaacttaaTCATGCATGTCTATTAATAGTATGCCTGtattgatatgaaacatatgtatattcgagtgacacataacatgctacatGTCCAATGAACATTAATATCAATGCACATAAATAACCCTTTATAATATACTTGCCGCTTGGATTGTACTCGCtgaaaagtgagcacggtgatgaagtcTGCGATGCTCTAgccacaagttcataacttatgctgatatCATCAAAAAcccatcaccattctgaatggtttcaatcagataacaagccaagtggaagatatattataaacctatcttatcagcataactcatgttaaaatagaaaggaatcagacaagttcatcattttcagctttaagagtatgcctaatcagctagcttcctaaatagaatatcaagtagacaacttattcatgcatgtctattccttacttattcataacattttcagctttaagagtatgcctaacatgctataacaagcttagtcataaacttgtgttgttagaatcactATGTACCTGCCTAAAGCCACAACTATGTACCTGCCACATGGATTgcatagttcatgatgaagttagcatggtgatgaagtgtatgatactgtcaccacaagcttagtcataaacttgtgttgttagaatcatacaacttcatcaccatgttaaatacttttccataagcataacaagccaagtgacatgatacatagtaatggagatttagaTTGACCATatgaacattcatagcagaagagtattgccaatcacaaagaacattcaaagctttagagtatgcgcAATCAGCCACATGtgtaatgatcattcatacataaactatatcagtcctagcttcctaaacagttatatctaaccaatcagttcataccaatcatttcatcatcacccacaacatcatacatatatgtaatcgttcagttcaaacccacataacaatatatatatatatatatatatatatatatatatatatatatatatatatatatatatatatatatataaatatatatatatatactcaaaatcaggctagtttcctaaatcaatgagttctatgttcatatacatacacatactcattcagataacaagccaagtggaagatatattgcaaacctatctcagcagcaccacccacaacaacatcatacatgcaactaATCAGTTCAACCCAATATAACAacaatatatactcaataagttaaagaaatcttcccatatgctaaacgcaagaactgattgacaatctctttaGTCAGCCTTCGCAtatagcattcttactatccctgcaaatattatgttcaaataaaaagaaatcagaacatcttcagcaaccggcactctattgccctaggttaaaaaagataaagcccAAGCTTTTCAacggtgaatctaacaatgaatacaataaaatcagtatctaagcgagagacCTAACTCTTTAAGtcataggtctgaaaatcaatagatccttattccagctgctgaaatcgacatacacaaaagtaaatcggatgaggaaaagagagagtaaggaataatgaaaatcaatagatacttaccaaTACCGTCTTTCGAGCTCACTCTGATTGCATGAATCAACcatagagatagagagagatgagagggGATCAAGATTGCGTAACCTAGAAAATGGGGTTTTGGGTGAGAGACAGGTTTTTTATacgagctgaaatttcagtcaaaccatccagcgcctaaatttggtatatggccgcgtaagtgaaatttcgtttgccgctttttttgttttccgtatacaatgacagtcatttatttcaggtgtcatctgatgagtaagtgaaatttaacaaaaacgcgcgttttctttaGATGACAGGCTTCTGTAATCGTaacgtcatctgagaatcgagcgtattttttatttcgctttcagatgacatagagttaaaatactgtcacgaaaaatattcagacgacacggaaataaatgtctgtcatgtatcttgtgtcatgtgaaagagAAAATGACATAGTGTTGGTCGTTATATGAAGTAATCGCATGGTAATTGAATGATAGATTAATCATTCATCATCCTTAGATGATAAAGTTGATATCTCAGGCCACTTATGGTAGAGTTGTTCAAAATCCTTGCAGGGTGATAGATTCAAGGTTGAAATTGGATTTCATGAGTCTATCTAGTTTAAGAAACTTGATCTGGATAAGTAAACAAAAGAACCATATATGTGATTTGACACATTCTATAGCCAtagttcatttatatatagttaATCAAGAATTAAATTACACTGCAATGTACTGAAAGATAAATGTTAAATACCAACTTGATTTTTTATGGCTTTAGGGAAATCAGACTCCTCTTTCTTAAGATGATGATGTTTTACTCTTTCCATTATATCATATGTTTATTGAATTAATTGGAAAATTTAATAGATAAAACTAAAGAGTTAATTGTATCCAATTCTAATTAAATAAGAAGTTTAGTAAACCCAATTGTAATGGACCAaacataccaaaaaaaaaatggaatgaaAGTAAAAGTGTAAAAACTCAAAAATGAGTTTAATATATTCCTAAGTGTCGAAATATGTAATAGGCgcttatttaattaaattaaatatattaatatttattaatcgatctaaatattaaatattattttaattataaataaatattatttataaattaattatattagatatatggataaataattataaggtccttatgtTTTTAGTTAACACGTTAgtaagtccatcatattattataaagtccttaagttttatcttaatcaattctttagtccttccatgtgtttttgtaaataaaagtccaaaattgcccctagttatatacataaaaaaatttatcttttagttcaaatttaatctaattagttttaataaagtttttaACTACATGTATACaccgaaattaatatacttgaaaaaatgtattgttaattttcttaaattataattatttttttctttattttttaatataatatctttaaactaacattaaatattattataaatttttttataattttttaataatcatatattttttttttcatttgtaaaatttattagaattgtaaaaacttttacaatgatagtcttactcctattttgataatttttgaaatatttttcattcatttttttagtcaataaatattatgttattaaattaaagttctataattatataaaaattaataaatcaattactttacATTGGAGTTTATATTGGAGAAACTgtgattatgtaggaaaaaagagaaaagaaaatataaaatagaaaaaatagatgttttatcattaaaacataaagtaaagggTAGTTtgggtattttaaaatttatttagtatagtttgaccattgatcCAAGTATAAAGACTGaggagttaacaaaaacaaaaactaggggactatataattatttctaaaaacacagggatcttataattatttaccctagatatattaatttgataaataattattctatttaattattatatatttaaatttatacCAAGTTATTAACTAATATGGaagataaatattatatttaaattagTTAGGCATTTAATTTAGGatgaaaattattatatatatttcggGCTACACTAAAATTTTAGAAagagaattttattttatgagacAAAAAGATTAAGAGAAAAATTCTCTCTGGTCTAGCcaaaattccaaactatttttACTCTAGCAATTCATTGTTTTAAGTTCATTGGATCGCCATTAGAGGCATTTTACTTTCAGTGTTCACTCATTGATTATAGACCGAAATTTTCTCAAAGGATACGAAGGCATGAGTGCGACAATCGAAGACTCTTCTAGTGTTGGGCTGGCTCTTGAAGATTGTTTATGTTAGCCAATGAGTGCCtcgttatttttaattatatatcgTTTTCCTTTATTGTCCTCCCAATTAATTAAGTTTCTTACTGATGTgcttcatattgatattgtccAATGAAGTTTTTCTCCCAAAACTAtgttctatatatataattgtaatGGTTTGTGACATGTGATTATATATATGGTAAACAAATAAGCATCCAATCAAGCTTACTATTAAACTTTGAATAGAATAATGGAGCATGAATTACATAATAAGATTCCTATGGAAAAAGGAAGGGCAGTACATCATGATCAGGTTTCAAGTTCAAGCTGTCTGAGGTCTGAATGGTTTATGATCATGATCAGGAATGTACTTACCCCAAAACCAATGTGCCTTCCAAACTGAATTCATTTCTTCAATAGGTACATTTTTGGTCTCAGGGCAAAAGAAGTATATGAATATCGTCATAAGAAGAACGAATGCAgcaaagaacaagaacaagccaTACTTCATATGACAAAGCATGGATAAGAAGAATTGTCCAATTATGAATGTGAAAAGCATGTTGACTGACACATTTATTGCTTGGCCGGCTGATCTAATTTCCAATGGACATATTTCACTTGGTACCAACCATCCCAATGGACCCCAAGACCATGCAAATGCTGCTACATAAATACATATCAACACTAGTACAAGATCTGCTCCACCCTTTGATAAGTGTCCTACTCCATTGTTTCCAAAATTCAGACCTATTAGTATTCCAACTGCAATCTGTGAGATGATCATTTGAATTCCACCTTCAAGGAACAAAACCCTTCTTCCAAACTTATCAGCCGTGAAAATAGAAACAAAAGTTGCAACAACATTAACACCACCAGATATAACAGCAGACACTAGAGAAGCATTATCTCCAAAACCTAATGTCTTGAACAAAACAGGTGCATAAAACATGATAACATTAATGCCAGTAAACTGCTGGAAGAATGGGATTAAGATGCAAAGGACAAGTTGAGGCCTATATCTAGGTTCCAAAATGTTCCTCCATGGATGTTCAATAAGTTTTGCAGCCTCACTTGCTTCAACCAAGTCTTGAAATTCCTCATCGACATTGTTAGTACCTCGGATCTTCTTCAACATTTCTTTAGCCTTTTCAGGTTTGCCTCTCTCAAGGATAGAATTGGGTGTATCTGGTAAGCACAAAGATCCTACTGTCATCATTATTGCAGGGACTGCAGCAAGACCAAGTGAAAGTCTCCACCCATACCCCTCTTTAATCTTTGATGTTCCGTAGTTTATTAGATTTGCAGCTAAAATACCAATTGTAATTGCCATTTGAAATCCAATGTTAAGTGCTCCTCTAAGTTGTGCTGGTGCCATTTCAGACAAATAAACAGGAACAGACTACAttccaaaacaaaataaatacatGTGAATCATATACCTACCtgatttgatatatatatattgaaaaaatGTAGTAGTAGATACCTGATTTGCAAAGCCAACACCAACACCAAGTAATATACGACCAATAATAAGCATTGCAATGTTTATGGCAGCACCATTTATAATTGCCCCAACCAGGAATACCAAGCCTCCACACAACATGGACACCTTACGGCCAAAGATTCTAGTTACTGTTGAAGCAAAGAAAGAAGCCACTAATCCAGCAAGGTACAAGGATGATGTGAATAGTTGCAATATATGGCTTTCAAATTTGCAATACATATTTTCATTACTACCCAGACTCTCTTTTTCGTATACAGCTGGGAAGAACTTTTTTAGGAATACGTCCATCGATGTCACTCCACCTGtaattattttcattttaaaatatattttatatctctaaataaacaaataaaattattctATTATTACGTACCTGA
The window above is part of the Euphorbia lathyris chromosome 3, ddEupLath1.1, whole genome shotgun sequence genome. Proteins encoded here:
- the LOC136223581 gene encoding sugar transport protein 10-like — protein: MAGGGFVSESGGKNYEGGVTGFVIITCLVAAMGGLIFGYDIGISGGVTSMDVFLKKFFPAVYEKESLGSNENMYCKFESHILQLFTSSLYLAGLVASFFASTVTRIFGRKVSMLCGGLVFLVGAIINGAAINIAMLIIGRILLGVGVGFANQSVPVYLSEMAPAQLRGALNIGFQMAITIGILAANLINYGTSKIKEGYGWRLSLGLAAVPAIMMTVGSLCLPDTPNSILERGKPEKAKEMLKKIRGTNNVDEEFQDLVEASEAAKLIEHPWRNILEPRYRPQLVLCILIPFFQQFTGINVIMFYAPVLFKTLGFGDNASLVSAVISGGVNVVATFVSIFTADKFGRRVLFLEGGIQMIISQIAVGILIGLNFGNNGVGHLSKGGADLVLVLICIYVAAFAWSWGPLGWLVPSEICPLEIRSAGQAINVSVNMLFTFIIGQFFLSMLCHMKYGLFLFFAAFVLLMTIFIYFFCPETKNVPIEEMNSVWKAHWFWGKYIPDHDHKPFRPQTA